The Aestuariibaculum lutulentum genome segment TCCTTAATCAGTTTTTATAAAACGACAGACGATTTATTTTCCGAAACCAACTCACTACCCGATTCATATAAAAACACCAACGCCTATTCGGAAACCATTTGGGTGAAAATAGAAAACGGCAGTGATTGTTACGCCGCCTCTACTGTAGATCTGCTGGTTTTAGAATCTCCACAATTTCTGCCTTCAGAAAATATCGGGTATTGCCTGAACAATTACCCTGAAACTATAACTATAGATTCCGGAATTGTCAATCTAGTAAACCATTCACCAACTTATACTTGGTATCTAAATAATACTCTTATTCCTGAAAACACCTCTTCTATTAATATTAATGAAACCGGAACTTATACTGTTACTGTAACTTTCAACAATACTTGTTCAGAAAGCAATACTATTGACGTAGTACCTTCAAACATAGCGACTATTGAAAATATTGATATTAAACAAGCCTCAGAAAACAATACTGTAACCATTACCGTTTCTGGTGAAGGTATTTACGAATTTGCTTTAGATAACAATTCTTTTCAAAACAGTAATACTTTTACAAATGTTAAAGCAGGTATTCACACTGTGTATGTAAATGACATTAATGGTTGTGGAATGATACAAAAACGTGTTTCTGTTTTAGGTTTTCCTAAATACTTTACTCCCAACAATGATGGAGTTAATGATTATTGGAAACCTTTTGGTGTAACCTCTGAATTTTATAACGATATAGATATTAAAATCTTTGACCGTTACGGCAAACTCATTAAACAAATTAACCCGTCTCAATCTGGATGGAACGGTACACTTCAAGGACAACCTTTACCAACCGATGATTACTGGTATCGTGTAGTTTTAAAAGACGGCTCAAAATATACCGGACACTTTTCTTTAAAGCGTTAAAAATCAATTCTAAATATTTATATATTTGTTAGTTATGACAAAAACTCCAACTAACCAAACTAAATTATTCACCCTTTTTCTATTCTGCTTTTTAAGTTTTTTTATAAAAGGTATATCTCAAACCTGCTCATTAGGTAATCCGGTGTTTATCGAAGATTTCGGGTCTGGAACAGCTCGACTAGGACCATCTTTAAATCAAGACCCAAATACAGATGTACATCCTGATTTCAGACCTGCTCAATTATACACCTATGTGGGAGGAAATGGCACCGTTGGGTACGACCAATATGGCTTAATGAAGAATCCTGTTGATGCAGCTCCCGGTGGTGCATGGTGGAATAATAGTTTTACAGACCACACTGGTAACACAAACGGTTATCTTTATTATTGCGATGCGGGAACAGATTTAAACGTATTTTATGCCCAAAAAATAGATGGTCTTTGTAATGATATTGAATACGAACTATCGGCCTGGTTCGCAAAATCTAACGAACCTGGTTACTTTATAGATCCTAACATTAAGTTAATTGTTGGTTTTACTGATGCTAATGATATCCCGTTAGGTAATATAGTTGACACTGACACTGGTTCAATTACAGGAATAGGTGCCAACCGATGGCACCAAAAAACATTAGTTTTTACCGTTCCTTCTGGCACAGAGAACATCTATTTTATGCTTAAAAATAATGTATCTGGACAACAAGGAAACGATTTAGTTATAGATGATATTGAAGTGCGCCCTTGTGGACCTCAAATTGAAATTAGCGATGCCACAAATAATGTTATAAATAATGATGCATATTGTCTTAGCGGAACAACAGATACGACCATAAATTTATCTGCTAATATACCTAGTAACTTTGTTATGATATGGCAGGAATCGACCTCACCTGATGTTTGGACTGATCTGACTTACGAAACAGCCACTGATTTAAATTATACCATTCCAGCAAATTCAAATAGCTTTCACCATTTCAGGTTAAAATTTGCACATAATGCTGATAATCTATTAAACAGTAGTTGTAATTTCTTTACCGACCCTGTATATTATTACTTTACTGATGCTCAAACCGCTCCAAATTTAAAATTATGTGATGACGATAATAATGGAACCGCAACTTTCGATTTGACTCAACAAAACAACCTTATCAACGACTCACCTGAGTTTACCATTACTTATCATGAAAGTTTAACCGATGCTCAAACAGGTACCCCTTTAATTACAACACCTGAAAACTACGGAAGTGGCTACAGAACAGTTTATGCCAGAGTAGAAAACAACTACAACCCCGATTGCTTTGCCATTTCAAACTTTAATTTAGAAGTCTATAATTCTGCTTTCCCTTTAGATGCCTTAAGCATTACCCCTATTCAGGAATGTGATGACTCCTCTGTTGGGACAGATATTGATGGTTTTAAAATTATAGATATAACGCAAAGAGATACCGAAATTCTCAATGGTCAGTCTGCTTTGGAGTTTACTCTTACTTATTTTACCGATGCTTTATATGTGAATAAAATTTTGAATCCAACAACGTTTATAAATACAATTTCTAGCGGACAAACTATATATGTTAGAATGACCAACAATAATTTTATTGACTGTTTTTCAGACACCAGTTTTCAAATAGAAATTAATGCATTGCCCGAAGTTAATATGCCGGATAAATACTCACAATGTGACGATGCTTCTAACGACGGTATAGCTCCATTTAATTTAACTTTAAACCATATTAAAGAAGAAATAAACCCTGATTATCTAGCTGAAGGTTTAATATTCCTCTATTACAACGATCAAAATGAAGCTGAAAACAGAGGCATTAATATCACTACACCGGAGAATTTTCAAAACAAAGTCCCTTTCACGAACGAAATTGTTTATATCCGCGTTGAAAACCCTAGTGGATGCCACAGAATAGTTTCGATAGAATTACAAGTAAACCCTTCCGGTAGTGCTTTAGACACATATAACCCTCTACCTTTACATCAATGCGATGACGGTTTAGATGATAGGGATGGCATTTCAACTTTCGATATGTCGAGCATAAAAACCCATATAGAAAACACTTTATTTTCTTCCATCTCTGTGACTGCACATTTTTACGAAAGCCAGATCAATGCCGAATTAGAGATCAATGAAGTTTTAAATATTGATACACATCAAAATACCAATTCGCCAAACAGTCAAAATATCTGGGTGCGTATAAAAAGCAACTTAGGTAATGATTGTTTAGGATTAAAAGAATTTCAAAACCTACTGATTGTTGAAAGCCTACCGATAGCAAATCCTGCTAGTCTGAATGCAGAATGTGACTACGATTCGACTGACACTATTTTAAGTTTTCCTTTTGACACCTCACAAATTGAAACCACTGTTTTAGGAAATCAAAATCCTGCCGAAGTAACTATCACATATTTTGACGAACAAGGAAATACTTTACCTAGTCCGTTACCTAATCCGTTTTTAACCGAAAACCAGACGATAACCATAAGAGTTACCAATAACATTACTCAAGATCCTGACGGGGCTTGCTTTGATGAAACCACTCTTGAATTTATTATTGACGAGCAACCCATAGCAAATTCAGTTTCGTCTCAAATATTTTGCGATGATGGTTTAGATAGCACAGATATAAATGATGGTCTACATAGTTTTAATACTTCCTCTTTTTCAGATACCGTACTTGGCAATCAAACAAATATGGACATCTATTTTTCATATATAAACGAAAATGGAGTAACCATAACCGATGCAACAGAATTACCAAACCCTTTAGTTTCTGGAACCCAAACCATAACTGCAAATGTTATAAATCCTGAAAACTCAAATTGTATAGCCTCAACAACTATCGACTTAATTGTAAACCCGATTCCTGATTTTACCATAAATGAAGAAGAAATTGTTTGCACATCAGACCCTACATTTATAGTAACTTTAACTCCGGTTCAAAGTAACCCTTCCGAAGTTTTCGACTATTCCTGGACATTTGAAGGTTCTGAAATATCTAACAATACCACCTTAGATGTTTCTAATCCAGGAAATTACTCGGTGGCTTTAACGAATCCAACAACACTTTGTTCAACAACCAAAACCGTCTCTGTAAAAGCCTCAGAACTGGCAACCATTACTCAAGACAATATTACAGTAATAGATATCTCAGAAAACAATAGTGTTACCATAAATAATCCTGAAAGTTTAGGTTCTGGCACCTATCAATTTGCATTGGAATCAAAAGATAGCTCTGTTATTTTTCCTTATCAGGACAGTCCGGTGTTTAACAATGTTCGCGCCGGAGATTATAAACTTTATGTAAAAGATGATATTTGCGGAACAGCCGAAATAGATGTCTTCGTTATTGGCTATAGAAAATTTTTCACCCCAAATGGGGATGGTCAAAATGATTTATGGAAAATTCAAGGATTAAACAGTTCGCAAGCTTCAAGTTTGGTCTACATATATAACCGTTATGGAAAATTAATTAAGCAACTTAATCCGTTAGGTAATGGTTGGGATGGCACATTTAATGGGGAATTACTTGCTACTGATGATTATTGGTTTACAGTAGAACTTACCGACGGAAGATCTTTTACAGGGCACTTTACTTTAAAGCGATAAGAGTTATATTTTACGTAATTTTGTAGCATGCGTTTTAAAATTGAATCTGAATTCGGACCTACAGGCGATCAGCCACAAGCTATTAAACAATTAGTAGCCGGAATTAATGCTGATGAAAAATATCAAACACTACTTGGTGTTACAGGCTCGGGTAAAACCTTTACTGTTGCCAACGTTATTCAGGAAGTACAGCGCCCTACACTGGTTTTGGCTCACAACAAAACTTTAGCCGCTCAGCTCTATTCTGAGTTTAAGCAGTTTTTCCCCAATAATGCCGTAGAGTATTTTGTTTCGTATTACGACTACTATCAGCCTGAGGCTTATATTCCAGTTTCCGGGGTTTATATAGAAAAGGATTTATCGATTAACGATGAAATCGAGAAGATGCGTTTAAGTGCGACTTCTTCCCTCCTTTCAGGACGACGAGATGTGCTTGTTGTGGCTTCTGTTTCCTGTTTGTATGGTATTGGAAACCCTGTGGAATTTCAAAAGAATGTGATTTCATTAGAACGTGATCAGGAAATTTCCAGAACTAAATTGCTTCATAGATTAGTACAGAGTTTATATTCCAGAACCGAAGCCGAATTTAACCATGGAAACTTCAGAATAAAAGGCGATACGGTAGATGTGTTTCCTAGTTATGCTGATTATGCCTTTAGAATTCACTTTTTTGGTGATGAAATTGAAGACATTGAGGCGTTTGATATTCAAACCAATCAGGTGATTGAAAAATACGACCGACTGAATATTTATCCGGCAAATATGTTCGTAACCTCACCAGACGTCCTTCAAAATGCTATTAAAGACATTCAGGACGATTTGGTAAAACAACATGATTATTTTAAGGACATCGGAAAACATTTAGAAGCCAAACGACTTAAAGAACGAACCGAATTCGATTTAGAAATGATTCGCGAATTAGGTTACTGCTCAGGCATTGAGAATTACTCACGTTATCTGGATGGCAGACAACCGGGCACGAGACCTTTCTGTTTACTGGATTATTTCCCGGATGATTATTTAATGGTTGTTGATGAAAGTCACGTGACCATTTCGCAGGTGCATGCCATGTATGGTGGCGACCGTAGTAGGAAAGAAAACTTAGTCGAATACGGTTTCCGTTTGCCAGCAGCTATGGATAACCGTCCTTTAAAATTTGAAGAATTCGAGGCGATACAAAATCAGGTAATCTATGTCAGTGCAACACCTGCCGATTACGAATTAAAAAAATCGGACGGGATTTACGTGGAGCAAATCATCAGACCTACGGGATTATTAGATCCGATTATTGAAGTGCGCCCGAGTTTAAATCAGATTGATGATTTAATTGAAGAAATTCAGCAGCGTGTTGAAAAAGATGAACGTACTTTGGTAACGACTTTAACCAAACGTATGGCCGAAGAGTTAACTAAATACCTTGATCGTATTCAAATTCGTTGTCGTTATATTCATAGTGATGTAGACACGTTAGAACGCGTGGAAATCATGCAGGATTTACGTAAAGGTTTATTTGATGTACTTGTTGGGGTAAATTTACTTCGTGAAGGATTAGATTTACCTGAAGTATCGCTAGTAGCCATTTTAGATGCAGATAAGGAAGGTTTTTTACGTTCGGCACGTTCACTAACTCAAACGGTTGGTAGAGCCGCCAGAAATCTTAATGGTAAAGCCATCATGTATGCTGATAAGATTACGAATAGCATGCAGCAGACTATTGATGAAACGAACTACCGACGAGAGAAACAAATCAATTACAATACTAAATTCAATATCACGCCTAAAGCATTAAATAAAAACTTAAATAATGCGCTGGCTAAAAATTCGGTGAGCACCTATAGCTACGAATTAGAAGCTGCCAAGGCTGCTGAACCGGAAAGTCTGTACCTAACCAAACCGGAATTAGAAAAGAAAATTAAAGATAAGCGTAAACTCATGGAAGAAGCTGCTAAGGCTTTGGACTTTATTGTGGCCGCCAAACTTCGTGATGAAATAAAAGGGTATCAAGAAAAATTAGAAAAGCTAAAAGTATAATACCTTTAGCTTTTCCATCCCAAAAATATCTAGTTTGTTTTCTAGTTATATTGCGTTTTAAAAATATCAATAAGTACATCGGGTGGTACAATTTTATTTGGAAAACTTTCCATTAAATAAAGTACCTTAGAAATGGATTCATGACTCAAGCCCATGCGTAATCCAAAGTTATGTAGCTTTACAATTTTCTTAGAATCATTTTGATCATTATCAATATTCATTAATAATACTAAACGATGAAATTGTACAATGCGCTCGCTATGCGATTTTAAATGAATATAATTAATAGGGTGTTCTATGAGATAGTCGAAATCCTCTCGAGAAATTTCAAGCTGTTTTGCAACACCTAGCAAAAAATTATATTCAATGGCTTTAATATCTTTATCATGCTTAGCAAAAGCAATCATTTCAGATAAGAGACTTAATTTTTCGACTCTATTAATCATATAGTTAAGGGATTAATTAATTACCCTATAAAGATACGAACTACCTTAATTTTATAATCCTGTATAATTTGTCGCTTATCGAAAACAGGCGTGCATTTGGTCGTTAATTTTAATTATTTCATCTCAAACACATTAAAAACAACATCATTACCTAGTTGATTTTCAATAAATTAAAACAACTAAGCACAATAAAAACCAAAAAACAACCCATTGATTAACAATAACTTAGACACATATTAAAATCAAATAATGGTAAAAATTTTATAACCTTTTTTTGAAGTATCTTTACAAAAATTACAAAAACGCTAGAAAACACATCTTAACACTGCCTGATTCACAAAAAGGAATAGTACTTTTGACACTCAAATAACAGATATGACAAACAACGATATTTTAAAAAAACTGAGAGTTGCCTTAAAACTTAGAGACGACGATATTGTAAAGATTTTAGGTCTGGTAGACTTTAGAATTTCTAAAAGTGAACTTGGTGCTTTTTTTAGAAAAGAAGACCATCCTAAATATATGGAATGTGGTGACCAGATATTAAGAAACTTTTTAAATGGTCTGGTAATTCATATGCGAGGCCCCATGCCCCCCAAAAAACAAGACAACAAAAAAAGCTCTTAATTTTCATTAAGAGCTTTTTTTATGTGTTTCAAAATTGAATTAAATAGAGGCAACCAACTTAACCGGTATTAAATATTTTCTACCCGGCGCCATGCCTTCAGCCTGAATTTTGCAATAATTAAGCTTGTACTTCAAAAATTGTTCTAATTCATCCGAATCAGAATCAATAGACAATACGACAATTTCGCTTTTATTGTTAATAGTAAAATAAACATTAGCAGAAACCTCTTCATTAAATTCTAAATTAGAGTTCTTAAGGATCTTCTGTATTTCTACAGTGATGGTTTCCGTTTTAGGAAGGTCATTCATTTTGCTATCATTAGCAAAAATGGTTTTTGAACATAATAAAATTGCTAATACTAATAATACTTTAATTGTTTTCATAGTTTTAGTTTTTACAGCTTTTAATATTGACTGTTTTTGTTTTACGAGTCAAAATTAGACATAAAAAAAGAGTAGTGATTTACACTACTCTTATTAAAACTATACGGTAATATTAACAAATACTATGGCTATGTTAAGCCTATGCTAATACTTCCTGTACTTTATCTGCAGCTTCCTGGAATTCAGTTGCACTTAATACTGCTAAACCAGAGTTGTCGATTAATTCTTTAGCGATGTCTGCATTGGTACCTTGTAAACGCACAATAATTGGCACGTTGATGTTACCCATGTTTTTGTAAGCGTCGATTACCCCTTGAGCAACACGGTCACAACGAACAATACCTCCAAAGATGTTAATTAAAATTGCTTTTACGTTAGGATCTTTTAAGATGATTTTAAAAGCAGCCTCTACACGCGCAGCATCAGCAGTACCACCAACGTCTAAGAAGTTAGCTGGCTCACCACCTGCTTGCTTAATTAAATCCATAGTAGCCATTGCTAAACCAGCTCCGTTTACCATACATCCTACGTTACCATCAAGGTCAACATAGTTTAATCCTACTTCTTTAGCTTCTACTTCAATTGGGTTTTCTTCACGTAAATCACGTAGGTTTACGTAATCTTTATGTCTGTAAAGTGCGTTATCATCGATAGTTACTTTAGCATCAACAGCTAAAATTTTATCGTCACTTGTTTTTAATACAGGGTTGATTTCAAATAAAGAAGAATCAGACTTTACGT includes the following:
- a CDS encoding T9SS type B sorting domain-containing protein — translated: MTKTPTNQTKLFTLFLFCFLSFFIKGISQTCSLGNPVFIEDFGSGTARLGPSLNQDPNTDVHPDFRPAQLYTYVGGNGTVGYDQYGLMKNPVDAAPGGAWWNNSFTDHTGNTNGYLYYCDAGTDLNVFYAQKIDGLCNDIEYELSAWFAKSNEPGYFIDPNIKLIVGFTDANDIPLGNIVDTDTGSITGIGANRWHQKTLVFTVPSGTENIYFMLKNNVSGQQGNDLVIDDIEVRPCGPQIEISDATNNVINNDAYCLSGTTDTTINLSANIPSNFVMIWQESTSPDVWTDLTYETATDLNYTIPANSNSFHHFRLKFAHNADNLLNSSCNFFTDPVYYYFTDAQTAPNLKLCDDDNNGTATFDLTQQNNLINDSPEFTITYHESLTDAQTGTPLITTPENYGSGYRTVYARVENNYNPDCFAISNFNLEVYNSAFPLDALSITPIQECDDSSVGTDIDGFKIIDITQRDTEILNGQSALEFTLTYFTDALYVNKILNPTTFINTISSGQTIYVRMTNNNFIDCFSDTSFQIEINALPEVNMPDKYSQCDDASNDGIAPFNLTLNHIKEEINPDYLAEGLIFLYYNDQNEAENRGINITTPENFQNKVPFTNEIVYIRVENPSGCHRIVSIELQVNPSGSALDTYNPLPLHQCDDGLDDRDGISTFDMSSIKTHIENTLFSSISVTAHFYESQINAELEINEVLNIDTHQNTNSPNSQNIWVRIKSNLGNDCLGLKEFQNLLIVESLPIANPASLNAECDYDSTDTILSFPFDTSQIETTVLGNQNPAEVTITYFDEQGNTLPSPLPNPFLTENQTITIRVTNNITQDPDGACFDETTLEFIIDEQPIANSVSSQIFCDDGLDSTDINDGLHSFNTSSFSDTVLGNQTNMDIYFSYINENGVTITDATELPNPLVSGTQTITANVINPENSNCIASTTIDLIVNPIPDFTINEEEIVCTSDPTFIVTLTPVQSNPSEVFDYSWTFEGSEISNNTTLDVSNPGNYSVALTNPTTLCSTTKTVSVKASELATITQDNITVIDISENNSVTINNPESLGSGTYQFALESKDSSVIFPYQDSPVFNNVRAGDYKLYVKDDICGTAEIDVFVIGYRKFFTPNGDGQNDLWKIQGLNSSQASSLVYIYNRYGKLIKQLNPLGNGWDGTFNGELLATDDYWFTVELTDGRSFTGHFTLKR
- the uvrB gene encoding excinuclease ABC subunit UvrB, producing the protein MRFKIESEFGPTGDQPQAIKQLVAGINADEKYQTLLGVTGSGKTFTVANVIQEVQRPTLVLAHNKTLAAQLYSEFKQFFPNNAVEYFVSYYDYYQPEAYIPVSGVYIEKDLSINDEIEKMRLSATSSLLSGRRDVLVVASVSCLYGIGNPVEFQKNVISLERDQEISRTKLLHRLVQSLYSRTEAEFNHGNFRIKGDTVDVFPSYADYAFRIHFFGDEIEDIEAFDIQTNQVIEKYDRLNIYPANMFVTSPDVLQNAIKDIQDDLVKQHDYFKDIGKHLEAKRLKERTEFDLEMIRELGYCSGIENYSRYLDGRQPGTRPFCLLDYFPDDYLMVVDESHVTISQVHAMYGGDRSRKENLVEYGFRLPAAMDNRPLKFEEFEAIQNQVIYVSATPADYELKKSDGIYVEQIIRPTGLLDPIIEVRPSLNQIDDLIEEIQQRVEKDERTLVTTLTKRMAEELTKYLDRIQIRCRYIHSDVDTLERVEIMQDLRKGLFDVLVGVNLLREGLDLPEVSLVAILDADKEGFLRSARSLTQTVGRAARNLNGKAIMYADKITNSMQQTIDETNYRREKQINYNTKFNITPKALNKNLNNALAKNSVSTYSYELEAAKAAEPESLYLTKPELEKKIKDKRKLMEEAAKALDFIVAAKLRDEIKGYQEKLEKLKV
- a CDS encoding TerB family tellurite resistance protein — its product is MINRVEKLSLLSEMIAFAKHDKDIKAIEYNFLLGVAKQLEISREDFDYLIEHPINYIHLKSHSERIVQFHRLVLLMNIDNDQNDSKKIVKLHNFGLRMGLSHESISKVLYLMESFPNKIVPPDVLIDIFKTQYN
- a CDS encoding DUF1456 family protein; translated protein: MTNNDILKKLRVALKLRDDDIVKILGLVDFRISKSELGAFFRKEDHPKYMECGDQILRNFLNGLVIHMRGPMPPKKQDNKKSS
- the sucC gene encoding ADP-forming succinate--CoA ligase subunit beta, which translates into the protein MNLHEYQGKEILSSFGVRIQRGIVAQNAKEAVAAAKQLTEETGTGWHVIKAQVHAGGRGKGGGVKLAKNLEQVEEIAGQIIGMNLVTPQTSAEGKKVHQVLVAEDVYYPGDSETEEFYMSVLLNRGTGRNMVMYSTEGGMDIETVAEETPHLIFTEEIDPAVGLTPFQARRIAFNLGLSGNAFKEMTKFVTNLYTAYVKSDSSLFEINPVLKTSDDKILAVDAKVTIDDNALYRHKDYVNLRDLREENPIEVEAKEVGLNYVDLDGNVGCMVNGAGLAMATMDLIKQAGGEPANFLDVGGTADAARVEAAFKIILKDPNVKAILINIFGGIVRCDRVAQGVIDAYKNMGNINVPIIVRLQGTNADIAKELIDNSGLAVLSATEFQEAADKVQEVLA